The genomic segment CCACAGAGGAGCTAGCACAAGTTGCTAAATAAGTTGATACTGGTTCTGACAACATTATTGCAGCTTGATTGCAGATTGTTGAATAAGGGGTCAGAGTGCCCATGCTGACTCCTGTCCAACGCTGAAAGCACCTATACATGTGCAGCAGAACCGCACAGACCAATGGAGGAAGGTGGCCTGGTCTGATGGCACCAGCCTGCACTACAGGAAAAAGGCAAGCCGGCGGACGCAGTGTGATGCTTTGGACAATGTTCTGCTGGGAAACCTTGGGTTCTGCCATTCCTGTGGATGTCACTTTGACATGTATCAACTACCTAAACATTGCTGCAGTACACCCCTTCATGGAAATGGTATTCCCTAAAGGCATTGGCCTCTTTCAGCAGGATAATGTGCCCTGCCACACTGCAAAAATGCTTCAGGAATGGTTTGATGGATACAACAATGAGTTAAAGGTGTTGACTTGGCCTCCAACttcaccagatctcaatccaaACAAGCATCTGTTAGATGTGCTGCTCAGACAAGTCCAATCCATGGAGGCTCCGACTCTCAACTTACAGGACTTAAAGGATCTGCAGCTAACATCTTGGTGCCAGATAACACAGCATCATCTTCAGAGGTCTTGTGGAGTCCATGCCTCAACAGGTCCAtaatgcaggaaatgcaaaggCATAGTGACAGAGGGAATATTGTTGGCCATTGGGGAATATCAACATTTCCCTAAGACTTAATATTAAATGTAGAcgtcaaaaagacaaaaattacaatatatcaACTTTGGATTTCAACAAAAGAAATTTACTTCCATAgccatttctgaaaacatcatCGTTTGAGAAACACTCTGAAGTTTGTGAAAATTCCAAGGTACAAGGTTGTGAAGTCCCCCTAATATTTTGGGTTGCTACCTTGTAGATGTCCTTTCTAAAGGTCATAAAGACATCAGTGATAATCTACAGCAAAAGGAAAATACTGTATTGCAAAAGTATCAGATGGGCCTTGGTGTCTGCAGATATTAAACATTAGACCTCTCGTATCGATCAAAACCTGATAGGGGAATCcctattttttgtttctttaggGGGGCATTGAACATCATTGATCTTAACTACATAGATATAACATATGAGGTACGCCAAAAGATTGTTAGATATAATCAACTTGCTGACCTGTGTGGGGCCTTGTCCAGTAAACAGGGCTTTATAAGCAGAAGCAGCTACTGACAGAGCTCCCTTCACCAGGCCACTGGTAATGCCTGGGTGCCTGAGGGGAGACAACAAGGGGGTTGGATCAATTAGAGGATACATttgcaatggtgaaaaaaataaatgcaaagagTTTAACTTTAATGAACCTTAACATGTATAATAAACACTTTAAAACAATGGCATGTCATCATGACTTTAAAGAAAATGCGACATCAGGAGGCATAAAttaatttgtctgtctgtgccaTGTTCTGATGACCAGGCTCATCTACACCAGATGAGATGGATTTAATATGTGAGGGGGAAGCAGTAGGCtaaaatatatttcctttaCAAACACATCCTTttggattttgtcttttaaccGCAAGAGCAACATTGCATTGATGATGATCTTGATGATCTGCAATTTGTTTTACATAACACATTgggttaatgtgtgtgtttgggtgtgagACCTGGGGTCCTCAGGGttgtcctctgtgtcctcagtATCTCCAGTATCTGTCTGAGTTTGTTCAGGACCAGAGGCTGCAGGACATTAAAACATCACATTATCCTGGACTCCATTACAGATCAATctatatttggaaaaaaaacactcatacTGTGTCTCAACATCTTTGACACTGTCTGTCAGTATCAGCACAAATGAGATTAAAGCTAACAAGAAGCCTAACAGAGGTGCCAGTGTGTCTGAATACTCAAACTGGTAGTGATGTGCTTACCATCCTCAGTTTGGTATAATTCAGAGCTCTCTGCTCCTTCcccagcagaagcagcagctgcagcgtcAATGTCTATTTCTCCGCTGCTCTCTGGACTGTAGAGAGTCAAAAGCAAGTCATTTTTTCAAAGCGTTTACAACCAGTGCAACAAGTTTTACGGCACACCCAAAACCTTtccacaaaaaagagaaagaaatgatttAGAAGAAAACTATAATGTTTCAATTCAAAGTTCCACTGGGGTGTTACattcaaacaacagaaacatacaaAATTGACATTCACAATTCAGCCTCTGCATTATTCATCCAGTCCGAAAATGGAGGCAGTGATGAAGCCACTTAAACATTGGCCAGTTTATATGATTAGCACTTCTGCaagaatgaaaatgtaatgcaattccagatcaacagtaaaaaaaacttggacGATAACAGATTTACACTAGTGTTCGTACCCCCCCAAACCCCTGATGGTGGTTGCAGGTCAGGTCACTGACATGGACCAGCGTCACTATCCAGCATAACTGGCACACCGACTCTAGTTCATTTCCAAATCTCTATCACCAGTCGAGTCTCTGGCAAGGCTAAAATGTAAAGATCTCTGAAGATGTGGCTTAAACGGGCCTGTGTCTGCAGTTTACCAATTCTATTTCAAAAGGACTGAACATTGGGAAAGATCATAGAGGTTAGAGGTGTGCTAGAGAGTGGCTATCTCATCATCTTAGGGCAAACCCCACCTCTTCTCCCCTGCGTCCTGATCTTTAACTTGCTGTGTGGTCCGTCGGCAAAGTCCTGTGAGCCATTATCCTATAGTTCCACAAAATTGGCCTATTTATGGTTAGACGACAGAGGGTCACTGGATGTAATCCATCAGAGTTGGGGCTTTCTATCGTGCTGGATGTGGGTAGGACAGTTTAAAATTGGAAAAGTGTAGCCAAAACTCCTTAAACACATTAGCATGTGCTTTAAAAGTCACAAGATTATTGCGCTCCATAGCAACAATGAACGCAAAGCTACAGTGGGTACAACaacctctccctttctttcagTAAGTTACAGTaagtacaatttaaaaaaaatcaaatggccCTTGGTAAGAAAAAGGTTCCCCAGCCTTCAAATTAAGGCTGGTTACTATTGAGGGGGCTGGACTTCTCTAAAAGTAATTAGTTGAAATGTTAGATTAACAACAATTCACACAACACCATGTCAAACTAACCTGTCTGCTCCGCCGAGTTTCTCCTTTTAACACACGCTGTTTCCATTTACAACTTTGCCTTTCTTCTCTCTATCTCAGTCAAGCAACTGTCAAACAAGCTCAAAACTCTCTGCTGATATTTCATAGGACAATCCAACCAAGAATGTGAGAGATTATCCCTCTAAGTCACTGGATGGCTTCtaatttttaaaacatctctAAAGATGTGCATTTCATTGACAGTagtaagaaaaaaatcctatgGAAATGAGTAaatgaaaacagtattttttatttaaaaaggaaagaacgGCAGAGTGGTGAATATGACATGACTGTTGCTGTACTGTCAGAATCAGTCCTGTGAAAATGGACATCAGACTGACTTCATAAAGACAACAGGTAAACCTGGAGGAAATGACGAgtttaaacaaaagcaaaactaAAATGAGAGCAGATCAGGAAACTTAGAGGcagatgaaatgtaaaaaagaggggaaataagaaataaagacCTGTCTTGCATCTCAGCACTCATACTGACCTTGGTGTGACGATGGCTTTCGGTGGAGCCACCACTTCAGGTGTCAGCGGCTCATCATCAAGCGTCTGAGAGGTACAGAGCATGTCGTTGGCACTGCTGGTGCCAGATAACTCTGTGCCTGGGGCTGCTGCGTCTTCATTCGCCTCAGCTAGCTCCCCCGCCGCAGCAGCACTGCCTGGGTGGTCGCTGAGGTCAGAAGATGGAGTATCTGGGTCTGTGGGGCTTTTGGCTGGGATGTCACCAGGCTGGGACAGAGCAGAGCTGCAAAAGGACAAGGAATGGGGCATTAAAGGGACTGCAAGAACATCCAGCAGTAGCCATATTGTCCACTTCATCCTCCATGAGTCCCTGACCTAGGTTTCTtgcatgtttactgtaaatgtaatcGACAGGTTCCCATGACAACACACGGTGACCACCTCACAAGCCGAGAAAGCCCATACCTATACATGGACTCCCCCAGTGGGCGGCTGGTGTCGAAGCAGTCAGGGAGGATAATGATGTAATCCTCtgaagaggtagaggaggagcgacttctcgtcttcttctcccctccctctttctccttcacctcctcaggctccttctctctctccttaccACTGGACTCCACACAGATGCTCTCCATGTGGAACTCATCCACATCATCTGTCATGggatcaagaaaataaacagcattAACTGACAGTATGCAGGGAAAGATTATTTGCTATTAAATTAAACCTGCCTACTTAATAAGACAATGATGGACTGTTTGGATCAGAACACACTGGGCTGGAAGGAATGTGAGCACTGTGATGAGTTCAATTACATTTCAGAGAAGATGATTATTCCCTTTCTACTGAGAGTGAGATGATGAGCATTAGTCTCATGTCTTTATTAAATACAGAGCTGAAGTCAGAAtgtggttagcttagcatctGGACTGGAAGCAGGGGCTTCATACAAATCCTTCCAAAAGCACAATAATCAGACATGGGAGCATGACAGGAGGACTGACTGATGAGACCTGATTAGTTCTTCTAATCCAAGTCTtggaaagaaagtaaaaggtTAGCGTTCATCGATAAGCgttcatgttaaaaaaagaaaggaaaaatataagtgttgttgttggccttttttcttgtgctgtagtgctgctgacagctcgtgtgtgtgctgtgttggTGGAGTCACAACGGCCTTGAACATTGACCTTTGGCCACAAACTTCCTAGTTCAAGCGAATGTTTGTGCCAGATATAGTGTACAGTAATTCCCTCCAGGCCTTACTGAAATATCCCGTTCACAAGAATGGGACGGACGTTAGGTCACACTGACCTTCATCGTTCAGTCTAAGTGAACGTCAGTGCCAAACATGAAGAAAAGTCCCTGACGATGTTGCTGAGATATCGTGTTCACGAGAACgggatggacggatggaaaGATAATGACGTGATATATAAAAAGATCATACTGCTCAGGTTATTAACTGAAGGGAAAGCTGCTTTAACCAAAGCATAAGCAGAAAAGACACCAGAGTCTCAGACCTGTTGAGGTTTATGAGGTCCAGTCAGAATCACTAGGATTGAGCAGCTTAAAGGACAAGATGAGCAGGTCAACAAGTCAAAGCCCTTTTCCATGTACCAatacatttgacctttttatcagttctgtaaaaaaaacaaaaaccgaGCAGTGTATATGATTCCCTAATCAGTACCAACACGTCCTCATGGACCTCAAAAACTTTTCAATGGCATTTGGATTCTTTTTAcagcacaaataaaaactgCCCCACCAGGAACCCTTGGTTTGATCTTAGTGCCACTGTGTCCCCTGCTGTCACCTGCGGCTGTGGAGGCCCTGGCTGAAGTGTGGTGCAGGGTCGGTGCTGAGCTGGGGCCGGGAGCCACAGACATGGGAGCAGGCAGGGAGGCTTTCAGCGTGGAGGGGAGGGACGCCTTCAGCGTAGCTGGTGGTTTGAGGGTGTGGGGGGTTGAGCTGCCGGGGTTACCCTCTGGGGTCTcctctgttttcagtgttttactcTTTACActtgagaaggaggaggaggacgagctgctCTGAGCAGCCGGACGCGCAACTAAGAGCAAACAGAAGGGTGACTGTTAAACACTGaaccccttttctctttcagtcacatgcaaaaaaaaatataagaatcaTTAATGCaagaaaatatttcacactgtagTTGTGAGCACAAGGTCTATCACCTTATTGTGTCAACAGAGCTTTGAAGGATTTAgtttacatacagtaaaaaagatATCTCATTGGCTGTATTTACTCAGATTTCTGACCAATCATAGTTATTACCAGCACCAGTGCTAAATACTGATTAGTGATGGACATTCCAGTATAGGGCATATGagctatgtatttttttccttggtTATGACTTATTGTGATTTTAGGGCTAAAATAAAGCAAACGGACCAATTTTCATTGCTGGTTGCTGTCGCCATATGTATAATTACTTTCAAGTTTTCAAGTCCAGTAGAAGTCGAACTATACATCCATAAAGTCTGCTAGCATAGAATTTAGGAGAACCCAGACGCATGATGGGAGTAACACTACTGCACACATTCAGTTGGTCACATGCACCCAGAAGTAACCCAGATGCCAGAAGATTTTTTGGGCGTATGCACCAGGCTCGGAATTTCTATTGAACCAAAGTGGTGCCATTTTCTGTCCCATATCtcggggtgcggtcgaattgtcaaatttgctttcgaagtttcctaaatcctgaaatgatttcattggcagccatgataagagctgttcggattctcaaaatgtttaggaaagatttttcaatgcttcctttcctactTCCTTTAGCCTGGGGGACACTGGGctttcctatgcaaaaggaTAGGcaaaatagacgccccacaattcattgtgttAGCAATATTTTAAATGGcgcgccatgcacaaacgtaaacgattcaatccgaagtagaagaacaACAAGtgtatgacccagaagggacgcagGTCATCGTGTAAGTTATggttgcctatgaagcatttacatctgatgacACTGTGGTaaaacatgctggatggaggcgctgcgttttttgttgtccatcttcggaaatttgtagtttcaccacgacggACGCACATCAATAACATtcgccgtcgcataatgacgtagtttagtgaaagtcaaatcggattctctgagcaccgctgtctgCTTTTTCTATGAATCCTAACTCATGACTcatttccattgaggtcaaggaatagaagataggaaaagacgatatGAAGGACGATCCTAATCCACCTTCAGtctttctttaatttgtccATGTTTACTCCTCACCTGCCCTGTCCTCCTTCAGTCTATCTCCTCAAAGTTGCATTTACGGATTTCTGTTGTATGTGGAAACAACAGTGATATCACTTTAGCAGATGGTATggcaaaaaacatatttgcaaaTATTCACCTACAAGTCCAGCAGACACAGCACAACATTGGCATTGATTTGTCCAATATCCAATCTCATTTTAGCTTTTATTGGGCCCTCCCCCAACTCCAGAGAAGCCTTTGGCTTTTTCAGGTCGTAAACGACTATTTCAATAAAAATCGAAATGTTTCATAGTCATAGTTAACCTCCTCAAACAACTGCGATTtgtaagattttaaaatgattgaaGCACcgtaaagaaaacaaatatccCTGTGCCCCCCCCTATTAGGATCTTACTTTGACTAGtaacaaggtaaaaaaaaacattttaccatAAGAGGGAGGGGTCTTATGGGAATTAGGTTTGTTATTTATCAATTAACGCTTCTTCCATCTGAGGGCCGAGCTCTTACACCATAGTAATGTGGGGATAATGTTGCAGCTTTTTCATGAATCAAATGTTTGCAGTGGTGCAGAAAGGTAGAGTATTGTTAGAGAGCGGTGCTGAAATTGAGCTTGAGGTGACTCAGTAAATCATCCAGCACCATGATATGCGCCATGACTATTTTCCTTGTTCGTGGTTTGTCCATGTTACAAAATTATAGATTTTCTAAATAATTATTCTTTTACATATTATCTTATCTTTGGTTCACCTAACTTTGATTTCCCTCTGTATCTATGCTGGTAAACAAAAAAGCCCAGAATGATATTGGCGGACAATCTAAAAGCCATCAGACTGGTGACCCATTTGTCTTTAGACCTGTAACTGCCACCTTTACCTGTCCCTGGGCGGGACCCTCTCAGAGGGGCGTGGTCAGGGGCCTCCTCCAAGGTCATCGAGCGAATCACAGTCTCACAAACAAATTGACTGCCACTGAtatcatcctccccctcctcctgagcTGGGACTCCGCCCCCCTCAGCTCCAGATCCCGCCCCATGGGGGACATCTGAGGACCAGTAACAAGAGGACAAGTGTTCTGAGGCACGGACCAGATAGCTGTTTACCAAACTCCATCCTCACCGTCTCATTCATTGGTGTTTCCTCATGATTGTACCCAGTTAATCAATGACAATCATCAaactactgacacacacaggtacaacTGTTCCTAGAAGACCAACTCTACCGTAAACCATGTGAGTGTAATTATTAGACTATGAAGGGTCTACTGACgatgtttttatttgtagagTAAAAATGATAGTACGTGTCACATGTCAATTTTATTGAGCCACAAGTAATCAGTGATCCAGAGAGACGAGATGGAATAAAAGCATGAATGGCATTTAACtgtaaatattataaaacaattATCAACTACATTAGTTCTAATTGATTTATACAAGACAGATAAAGAAACAGATTCCTGTTATACTGACACAATCAAAAAGGGCAACATCTAAAAAGCtatacaaaacaaatgtgtgctCTATGAGTCACGATGAAGCGGCGCTGTGCTCACTGTCTATTCTATACTTTGGTtctaaattaaaattaataatttgtacTTCTTTGTAAACTGTTATCTGTTTACTTACATGACTGGGACAAATTGTATGACAGAGAATAAAGTGTGTAAATACTGGAAAGGTTGCCGAACACAGTACACAGAATGAACAGTACGCAAGTCTGTTGTCCCGGTACATGCTGGGAAGCTTTTCTGACTGGGACACTAACCTCAACAAAATGTTATCAaggagttgaaaaaaaaagctgaatagGAAAACTCAACTACCCATGATGCTGTTGATGACATCTGTCTCTTCCTGGATGAGTCCCAGAGAGGGACTGCTCTTGTCCTGCAGGTGGCCATCTTGAGGCAGAGGAGATATGCAGGGAGTCATGTCTGAGTGGAGGAAAccaacacagagagaacattTACATCAACACCAGTCtgttacaaaaaatacacagtacAGGTTATCtgttacctctgccaaggagttTTTGAGCTATGGCTCATGTTTTAACCCCTGTccatacatttgtttgttttgtttgtcagcaggattaggCCAAAACTACGAAATGGAtccttggtggaaggatgggacattggCCAAGACTGAACCAATTTCgttttggtgcagcttgattgaattaaagggaactgttgggccttggcagaggtttGCGCTCTACTGAGGGACATTCTTGTGTTTTAACTGTAATTATTTTGCCAAAATAGCGGAATAACACAAAAGATTGATGttaatttgactgtttttttttttttacgataaTATCATATAGTTCAGATGTGCCACTGAGACAGCCCTATCCTGAATAAGTGTACAACACACTCACCGTTCTGGACCCAACCACCAACAAGTGGAAACCACTAAAACTCTTCTTACCAGAAGGGGTGTTGTTTGGGACACTTTCCAACTCTTGGACGATGTTGATGTCCAGCAGCTCGAAAGACAGAAGATCCTGACAGATAAACAACAGACTGCTAAGTAAAATGCTGTTgagctgcattgtgggaaataGAAGAGGCTCCGGTTTTTGAGTTTGATACAATGCTCGTGTATTTCCTCTTGTGAGTTTCCCAACATTATTTTAAGTAAATAAATCACTGGAGAAACAATCAAGAAGCGAAAAGCAGATATTGTATGTTTTCAGATTCTCCGATGTGActatttgcttcttttctttactgtaaactgtaaactgtgtATCTCTCGGTTCAGgacagaaaaagacatttgaagacatcaaaTTGTGTTCTTCTTGGTGAGGGATATTTTTCACGTAAGTAATtttgacacatgaacacaaatatCTGGAAAATTGgatccagacattttccggagtcaCAGGGTCAAACGTGTTCACACCAATAGGAACATCTCCTGAACATTCTAAGGCGCCTGggtagaggagcaggaggcaaaACATGATGGTGATTtgctgcggaaagcagtgtttttgtttagtcaTCAACATGGCCACCTGCTCGCTGTGAactttctggagattttcctacTGTAATCTCACATTAAACTAGGTGGCTGGCTGAAAAAAGTTACATAAATTGTTTGGAGCAACATTTGTAATGGTAATAATACCCATTTAGCTAGTGGAATggtttaaattaaacattagTCGGAGAAGTAGTTTACAGCAGTTTCGTGATTACAGAATTCCTGACCTGTGCAGTGAGCAGGTCTACGGAGGGGATGTAGTACTCTTCTTGGTCCACTGACATTAAAGGCTGCTCCCGAGAGGCTATGCAGGCTTTTCCATCCTTTACCACTGGGTTCTTaccctgcacacaaacacagatcatTTAGAGTTATCAGTTATATACACACCCCTACTgtagctacagtgtgtgtgtgtgtgtgtgtgtgtgtgtgtgtgtgtgtgtgtgtgtgtgtgtgtgtgtgtgtgtgtgtgtgtgtgcattattgacataatattaaaattattttttttctaaaatatcaCGTTTGTTGTGAGACAAACGTGATATAACGTGATATATCTATTTTCCAACAGATTCCTGGTGTCTGTCATCCACCCATTGGTTCTACCTGTGGTGTGACACAGGGCGACACCAGGATCCCATCAGCCATCATGGGTGCTGGGGCCAGAGGGTCGACCACGATGCTGCACCACACCCTCGGTCCAAATTGCTCTCCGGTGTGGGCTAGGCGCCAGTGGGAGGTGTAGGAGCCGTCCACAGTGGGAGCACACAGTGCAACACTCACGATTCCGACCTGGATACGCAGACAATAATAAGTGGGTCATcatcacagagaagaagacataTACGATACAGTGCAAGTGTTATGTGCTGACCAGCTGTCAAAGATGAAGCAGGAAATGTGATCTAAGTGACAAATTCAGCTTGCTTTTCCAAAGATGCGGAAAATGGAAACTTCCCTCTTGTTGCCATCTTACCTGTCCTGGTTGAAGGAAGGGAACAGACACTTCTCTCCAACGGTCCCCAGATCCCACCGCCAGGTTTCCCCACATGAACTTCAGCTGCAGGAAGCACACAGGGCATGATGTGAAGCTTAAATACACAATATACCATGATACATTCACTCTTTAAATGGAGAGAGAACTTACTTTGATAGCTTAAGCTGAATAAATAAACTACTGTTCTCACATAACTTTGTGTAATGGtgacacacacaatcatcacCAATTCTGCTGTCCACTCTGATGCATATCatcaaatagatttttgtttgttatagCCCACAGCTTTATTGTTTTATCCTCACCACCCTCAGCAGCAACATCAGGCAGATATTATCAATGACAGAGATCTGATCAACCCACTGTACAATGCTTGGTCATCACCTGAAAGCTGACGGACACAATCAGAAAGCAGCTGGTAAACACAGGGCAGCTGAAGAGCTAGATCTTTCACCCGGttgctggtggagaccaaacctAGAGCTAAGAGGGAATACTGGATTTACAATGAGCAGCTGTTCAGGAGCTAGAGAGGGACATCAGataaccagaaggtcgatggtaTGATCCACGGGTCCTCCGGGCCGTGTGCCGAAGTTACATTTACCCTAGGGCAGAACGATTAATGGCATGTCAGTCATGCCATCAAATCAGAAATACCATGCTGCGCACGTACGTCATTCTCACCAGTTGCCCAGGGCGACTTCATAAAcacccaccaacaacacacgggtgaaaccaaagaaaaacattgcattaGGGGAGCGGCCTCCGCAGAGCCAGATGCAACGttgaacaatttaaaaaagagtcaCAATTCAGTGATACAGGAGTGTTTCGGGTTTGACCCAACAGATGTCCAACAAAAGGTATTGTGCAAAATTTTCAGTTGCTTCATCACGAGGCAACGTCACCTGCCTGTGGCGCTATTTCAAGCGTTGATACAGGTTGGTGATGTTGCCTCCACGACTGTTCCCTCATTAAAGAGACAGGCTGCTAACACCGTCACCGTGTGTTCATTGacagctctctccccttcttctcttcaacacatctcgctctctttcagtgtgtgtgtgtgtgtgtatgtgtgcgtgtgcgtgtgtgtgtatgcgtgcatgtgcgtAATTATAATCGAAATCAAATCGCAATCACAATACCTGTTATAAAAATTGcaattcgatattttccccaaatcgttcagccctaattCACACTCACTGTTATTTCCCATGTATTTCCTGTCACACTCATACACAGCTggaagaggcaatttagggttaagtgtcttgcccaaggacacgtaGACCTGCAGACTAGAGGAAGCAGGGCCGAACTGCCGACCTTCTAGTTAGTGCACGACCGtt from the Scophthalmus maximus strain ysfricsl-2021 chromosome 17, ASM2237912v1, whole genome shotgun sequence genome contains:
- the nbr1b gene encoding next to BRCA1 gene 1 protein isoform X1, giving the protein MDFYINLKVNFRGNSKNFLLSGSETKSWESMEAMVKRSFGLCSLQLTYFDEENEEVSINSQVEYEEALKILKDAPLVLWGSDSIYTTRTKGLEAEDRTAAGQHILNGPICSRHTAKPTNPASQSESLTAARQGNRLHMNVYETRGLPARVPTTKASGAEPKRGFRPPQHCPALAQVVSRKVQAAVPEQGMVILKEVKGTKEEDKTPPAWFTSYMEKFKDQVVREAVEKICREFSGQCCIHKPLGGGGTAGGAGGGRGEAVGGAEAQQIPEVSSTLPGAPSSSTPPCSSCRGQTTGGGYQCSVCTSCTLCEPCSFSHDPSHNLVRARTPLSIPEHGSPAPDHSKFYRRGDRSFRKAEKQRLKAEKRLLKAEVKEIRKQLRMERRGIQWSSSQRDGSSSPVLLQPRATQHNSPERPKRPCPLVVPTMTAAFLDENLPDGTRLRPGTKFIKYWKMRNTGTISWSADTKLKFMWGNLAVGSGDRWREVSVPFLQPGQVGIVSVALCAPTVDGSYTSHWRLAHTGEQFGPRVWCSIVVDPLAPAPMMADGILVSPCVTPQGKNPVVKDGKACIASREQPLMSVDQEEYYIPSVDLLTAQDLLSFELLDINIVQELESVPNNTPSDMTPCISPLPQDGHLQDKSSPSLGLIQEETDVINSIMDVPHGAGSGAEGGGVPAQEEGEDDISGSQFVCETVIRSMTLEEAPDHAPLRGSRPGTVARPAAQSSSSSSSFSSVKSKTLKTEETPEGNPGSSTPHTLKPPATLKASLPSTLKASLPAPMSVAPGPSSAPTLHHTSARASTAADDVDEFHMESICVESSGKEREKEPEEVKEKEGGEKKTRSRSSSTSSEDYIIILPDCFDTSRPLGESMYSSALSQPGDIPAKSPTDPDTPSSDLSDHPGSAAAAGELAEANEDAAAPGTELSGTSSANDMLCTSQTLDDEPLTPEVVAPPKAIVTPSPESSGEIDIDAAAAASAGEGAESSELYQTEDASGPEQTQTDTGDTEDTEDNPEDPRHPGITSGLVKGALSVAASAYKALFTGQGPTQPPVDASTQDTMMAVLVEMGFGDRLLNQRLLKKHNYNLLDVVNELVQMTDNDWYSTRY
- the nbr1b gene encoding next to BRCA1 gene 1 protein isoform X2; the protein is MDFYINLKVNFRGNSKNFLLSGSETKSWESMEAMVKRSFGLCSLQLTYFDEENEEVSINSQVEYEEALKTAARQGNRLHMNVYETRGLPARVPTTKASGAEPKRGFRPPQHCPALAQVVSRKVQAAVPEQGMVILKEVKGTKEEDKTPPAWFTSYMEKFKDQVVREAVEKICREFSGQCCIHKPLGGGGTAGGAGGGRGEAVGGAEAQQIPEVSSTLPGAPSSSTPPCSSCRGQTTGGGYQCSVCTSCTLCEPCSFSHDPSHNLVRARTPLSIPEHGSPAPDHSKFYRRGDRSFRKAEKQRLKAEKRLLKAEVKEIRKQLRMERRGIQWSSSQRDGSSSPVLLQPRATQHNSPERPKRPCPLVVPTMTAAFLDENLPDGTRLRPGTKFIKYWKMRNTGTISWSADTKLKFMWGNLAVGSGDRWREVSVPFLQPGQVGIVSVALCAPTVDGSYTSHWRLAHTGEQFGPRVWCSIVVDPLAPAPMMADGILVSPCVTPQGKNPVVKDGKACIASREQPLMSVDQEEYYIPSVDLLTAQDLLSFELLDINIVQELESVPNNTPSDMTPCISPLPQDGHLQDKSSPSLGLIQEETDVINSIMDVPHGAGSGAEGGGVPAQEEGEDDISGSQFVCETVIRSMTLEEAPDHAPLRGSRPGTVARPAAQSSSSSSSFSSVKSKTLKTEETPEGNPGSSTPHTLKPPATLKASLPSTLKASLPAPMSVAPGPSSAPTLHHTSARASTAADDVDEFHMESICVESSGKEREKEPEEVKEKEGGEKKTRSRSSSTSSEDYIIILPDCFDTSRPLGESMYSSALSQPGDIPAKSPTDPDTPSSDLSDHPGSAAAAGELAEANEDAAAPGTELSGTSSANDMLCTSQTLDDEPLTPEVVAPPKAIVTPSPESSGEIDIDAAAAASAGEGAESSELYQTEDASGPEQTQTDTGDTEDTEDNPEDPRHPGITSGLVKGALSVAASAYKALFTGQGPTQPPVDASTQDTMMAVLVEMGFGDRLLNQRLLKKHNYNLLDVVNELVQMTDNDWYSTRY